In Streptomyces thermolilacinus SPC6, a single genomic region encodes these proteins:
- the rplJ gene encoding 50S ribosomal protein L10, which produces MARPDKSAAVAELTDKFRSSNAAVLTEYRGLTVAQLKQLRRSLGENAQYAVVKNTLTKIAANEAGITSLDDQFTGPTAVAFITGDPVESAKGLRDFAKDNPNLIIKGGVLDGKALSADEIKKLADLESREVLLAKLAGAMKGKQSQAAALFQALPSKLVRTVDALRAKQAEQGGAE; this is translated from the coding sequence ATGGCGAGGCCCGACAAGTCTGCTGCGGTTGCCGAGCTGACGGACAAGTTCCGCAGCTCGAACGCCGCCGTGCTGACCGAGTACCGCGGTCTCACCGTGGCACAGCTCAAGCAGCTGCGCCGTTCGCTCGGTGAGAACGCCCAGTACGCCGTGGTGAAGAACACGCTGACCAAGATTGCGGCCAACGAGGCCGGGATCACGTCGCTGGACGACCAGTTCACTGGTCCGACGGCGGTCGCCTTCATCACCGGTGACCCGGTGGAGTCGGCGAAGGGTCTTCGTGACTTCGCCAAGGACAACCCGAACCTGATCATCAAGGGCGGTGTCCTTGACGGCAAGGCGCTGTCCGCCGATGAGATCAAGAAGCTTGCGGACCTCGAGTCCCGCGAGGTTCTGCTCGCCAAGCTGGCGGGCGCCATGAAGGGCAAGCAGTCCCAGGCTGCCGCGCTCTTCCAGGCGCTCCCGTCGAAGCTCGTCCGCACCGTGGACGCGCTGCGCGCCAAGCAGGCCGAGCAGGGCGGTGCCGAGTAA
- the secE gene encoding preprotein translocase subunit SecE, whose translation MTDAVGSIDMPDAEDEAPESKKKGRKGGKRAKKGPLGRLALFYRQIVAELRKVVWPTRNQLTTYTTVVIIFVVIMIGMVTGIDYGFKEAVKYVFG comes from the coding sequence GTGACGGACGCCGTAGGCTCCATCGACATGCCTGATGCTGAGGACGAAGCGCCGGAGTCGAAGAAGAAGGGCCGCAAGGGCGGCAAGCGCGCCAAGAAGGGCCCGCTGGGCCGTCTCGCGCTCTTCTACCGTCAGATCGTCGCCGAGCTGCGCAAGGTCGTCTGGCCCACTCGTAACCAGCTGACCACGTACACGACGGTTGTGATCATCTTCGTAGTCATCATGATCGGCATGGTGACCGGCATCGACTACGGCTTCAAGGAAGCAGTCAAGTACGTCTTCGGCTGA
- the nusG gene encoding transcription termination/antitermination protein NusG, which yields MSDPNLNESAQDELDVVEAADEDQAEAADAAVGEATEDVETVRDEDDETAEDADTEDDAQDAEAAEDETEAADEDETEGDEEAEPAAPVDPVAALREELRGLPGEWYVIHTYAGYEKRVKANLEQRAVSLNVEDFIYQAEVPEEEIVQIKNGERKNVRQNKLPGYVLVRMDLTNESWGVVRNTPGVTGFVGNAYDPYPLTLDEIVKMLAPEAEEKAAREAAEAEGKPAPARKVEVQVLDFEVGDSVTVTDGPFATLQATINEINADSKKVKGLVEIFGRETPVELSFDQIQKN from the coding sequence GTGTCTGACCCGAACCTGAACGAGTCCGCCCAGGACGAGCTCGACGTCGTCGAGGCGGCCGACGAGGACCAGGCGGAAGCTGCGGACGCCGCTGTCGGCGAGGCGACCGAGGACGTCGAGACCGTCCGCGACGAGGACGACGAGACCGCCGAGGACGCGGACACCGAGGACGACGCGCAGGACGCCGAGGCCGCCGAGGACGAGACCGAGGCCGCGGACGAGGACGAGACCGAGGGTGACGAGGAGGCCGAGCCGGCCGCGCCCGTCGACCCCGTCGCCGCGCTCCGCGAGGAGCTGCGCGGCCTCCCCGGCGAGTGGTACGTGATCCACACCTACGCGGGCTACGAGAAGCGCGTGAAGGCCAACCTGGAGCAGCGCGCCGTCTCGCTGAACGTCGAGGACTTCATCTACCAGGCCGAGGTCCCCGAGGAAGAGATCGTCCAGATCAAGAACGGCGAGCGCAAGAACGTCCGGCAGAACAAGCTGCCCGGCTACGTGCTCGTCCGCATGGACCTGACGAACGAGTCCTGGGGCGTCGTGCGCAACACCCCCGGCGTCACCGGCTTCGTGGGCAACGCCTACGACCCGTACCCGCTGACGCTGGACGAGATCGTCAAGATGCTCGCCCCGGAGGCCGAGGAGAAGGCCGCCCGCGAGGCCGCCGAGGCCGAGGGCAAGCCGGCGCCCGCCCGCAAGGTCGAGGTCCAGGTCCTGGACTTCGAGGTCGGCGACTCCGTCACCGTCACCGACGGCCCGTTCGCGACGCTCCAGGCGACGATCAACGAGATCAACGCCGACTCGAAGAAGGTCAAGGGCCTCGTCGAGATCTTCGGTCGCGAGACCCCGGTCGAGCTCAGCTTCGACCAGATCCAGAAGAACTGA
- the rplA gene encoding 50S ribosomal protein L1: MKRSKALRGADAKVDRERNYAPLEAVRLAKDTATTKFDGTVEVAFRLGVDPRKADQMVRGTVNLPHGTGKTARVLVFATGDRAAAAEAAGADIVGSDELIDEVAKGRLDFDAVVATPDLMGKVGRLGRVLGPRGLMPNPKTGTVTMDVAKAVTDIKGGKIEFRVDKHANLHFIIGKVSFDETKLVENYAAALEEILRLKPSAAKGRYIKKATLSTTMGPGIPLDANRTRNLLVEEDPAAV, translated from the coding sequence TTGAAGCGCAGCAAGGCTCTCCGCGGCGCGGACGCCAAGGTCGACCGGGAGCGTAACTACGCCCCCCTCGAGGCCGTCCGTCTCGCCAAGGACACCGCCACCACCAAGTTCGACGGCACCGTCGAGGTCGCCTTCCGCCTGGGCGTCGACCCGCGCAAGGCCGACCAGATGGTCCGCGGCACCGTGAACCTTCCGCACGGCACCGGCAAGACCGCCCGGGTCCTGGTCTTCGCGACCGGTGACCGTGCTGCGGCCGCGGAAGCCGCTGGCGCCGACATCGTCGGCTCCGACGAACTGATCGACGAGGTCGCGAAGGGGCGTCTGGACTTCGACGCCGTCGTCGCCACCCCGGACCTCATGGGCAAGGTCGGCCGCCTCGGCCGCGTCCTCGGCCCCCGTGGTCTGATGCCGAACCCGAAGACCGGCACGGTCACGATGGACGTCGCCAAGGCCGTGACGGACATCAAGGGCGGCAAGATCGAGTTCCGTGTCGACAAGCACGCGAACCTGCACTTCATCATCGGCAAGGTCTCCTTCGACGAGACCAAGCTGGTGGAGAACTACGCGGCCGCGCTGGAGGAGATCCTCCGTCTGAAGCCGTCCGCCGCGAAGGGCCGCTACATCAAGAAGGCGACCCTTTCCACGACCATGGGCCCTGGCATCCCGCTGGACGCCAACCGCACCCGCAACCTCCTCGTCGAGGAGGACCCGGCCGCGGTCTGA
- the rplK gene encoding 50S ribosomal protein L11, with amino-acid sequence MPPKKKKVTGLIKLQIQAGAANPAPPVGPALGQHGVNIMEFCKAYNAATESQRGWVIPVEITVYEDRSFTFITKTPPASRMILKAAGVEKGSGEPHKTKVAKLTSAQVREIATTKMPDLNANDLDAAEKIIAGTARSMGITVEG; translated from the coding sequence ATGCCTCCCAAGAAGAAGAAGGTCACGGGGCTTATCAAGCTCCAGATCCAGGCCGGCGCCGCCAACCCGGCCCCGCCGGTCGGCCCCGCGCTGGGTCAGCACGGCGTCAACATCATGGAGTTCTGCAAGGCCTACAACGCCGCGACCGAGTCGCAGCGTGGCTGGGTCATCCCCGTGGAGATCACGGTCTACGAGGACCGCTCCTTCACCTTCATCACCAAGACGCCCCCGGCGTCGCGGATGATCCTGAAGGCCGCGGGTGTGGAGAAGGGCTCCGGCGAGCCGCACAAGACCAAGGTCGCGAAGCTGACGAGCGCCCAGGTCCGCGAGATCGCCACCACCAAGATGCCCGACCTCAACGCGAACGACCTGGACGCCGCCGAGAAGATCATCGCCGGCACCGCCCGTTCCATGGGCATCACGGTCGAGGGCTGA